Proteins from a single region of Leucoraja erinacea ecotype New England unplaced genomic scaffold, Leri_hhj_1 Leri_363S, whole genome shotgun sequence:
- the LOC129693599 gene encoding zinc finger and BTB domain-containing protein 22-like, translating into MEAGSKVLYVDFPNFSSSLLESLNQQRLEGKFCDISIQVQGKVFQAHRAVLAASSPYFHDQVLFRNASRLSLPGAMDARAFENILASCYAGRLAVTPADIVNYRTVGSCLQMWHVVDKCTALLREREPPPAPGPRNPSSQSPSSSNYFSPRDEAPVSVSVKPDQGDEMLEDELLEDGEVDPEQKVTSNQGASGGGVLSARQPRHGGWVLVKEEGEEEEEEGEEEEEEDDDLVLTCEEDDHHFVKSAGGCRPSDPRALSISGVCTLTRPQPPPLPLGPPGEDEPADFCGSTEDFPYEEGPQCFAPAPSILLLPGGGVGSGSGLQELRHGAAGAVDPAGGGPGSLSSGGGKVFACHCGKSFTHRSQRDRHVNMHLNLRPFACTLCNKKFKMKHHLVEHMKIHTGHKPFQCHVCAKKFMWRDSFLRHRAACEKLQHDIPLSRSLD; encoded by the coding sequence ATGGAGGCGGGCAGCAAGGTGCTAtacgtggacttccccaacttcagcAGCAGCCTGCTGGAGAGCCTGAACCAGCAGCGCTTGGAGGGCAAGTTCTGCGACATCTCCATCCAGGTGCAGGGCAAGGTGTTCCAGGCCCACCGGGCGGTGCTCGCCGCATCCTCGCCCTACTTCCACGACCAGGTGCTGTTCCGCAACGCCAGCCGCCTGTCGCTGCCGGGGGCGATGGACGCGCGGGCCTTCGAGAACATCCTGGCCTCGTGCTACGCGGGCCGCCTGGCGGTCACGCCGGCCGACATCGTCAACTACCGGACGGTGGGCAGCTGCCTGCAGATGTGGCACGTGGTGGACAAGTGCACGGCGCTGCTGCGGGAGCGGGAACCCCCCCCGGCCCCCGGCCCCCGCAACCCCAGCAGCCAGTCCCCCAGCAGCAGCAACTACTTCAGTCCCCGCGACGAGGCCCCCGTGTCCGTCTCCGTCAAGCCGGACCAGGGGGACGAGATGCTGGAGGACGAGCTTCTGGAAGACGGGGAGGTCGACCCGGAGCAGAAGGTGACCAGCAACCAGGGGGCGTCGGGGGGCGGCGTGCTGTCGGCACGGCAGCCCCGGCACGGGGGCTGGGTCCTggtgaaggaggagggggaggaggaggaggaggagggagaggaggaggaggaggaagatgacGACCTGGTGCTGACCTGCGAGGAGGACGACCACCATTTTGTCAAGAGCGCTGGGGGATGCCGCCCCTCGGATCCCCGCGCGCTCAGCATCAGCGGCGTGTGCACCCTGACCCggccccagccccctcccctccccctcggaCCGCCAGGCGAGGATGAGCCGGCGGACTTCTGCGGCTCCACCGAGGACTTCCCCTACGAGGAGGGGCCCCAGTGCTTTGCCCCggccccctccatcctcctcctgCCTGGTGGAGGggtcggcagcggcagcggcctccAGGAGCTGCGGCACGGGGCTGCGGGGGCGGTGGACCCGGCGGGAGGGGGGCCCGGCAGCCTCAGCAGCGGCGGAGGCAAGGTCTTCGCCTGccactgcggcaagagcttcacccaccGCAGCCAGCGGGACCGGCACGTCAACATGCACCTCAACCTGCGCCCCTTCGCCTGCACCCTGTGCAACAAGAAGTTCAAGATGAAGCACCATCTGGTGGAGCACATGAAGATCCACACCGGCCACAAGCCCTTCCAGTGCCACGTCTGTGCCAAGAAGTTCATGTGGCGGGACAGCTTCCTCAGGCACCGCGCTGCCTGCGAGAAACTCCAGCACGATATCCCCCTCAGCAGAAGCCTCGACTGA